From a region of the Paraburkholderia hospita genome:
- a CDS encoding bifunctional 5-dehydro-2-deoxygluconokinase/5-dehydro-2-deoxyphosphogluconate aldolase: MALTSKPTTQNASRFAAGRSRDIICLGRLAVDLYAQQVGSRLEDVASFAKYLGGSSANIAFGCARLGLNASMLARVGNDHMGRFLTETLTKEGCDVSHVRVDQERLTALVLLGLKDRDTFPLIFYRENCADMAVDEADFDEAYIASSKALLITGTHFSTEQVNRTSRRALEYARNNDVRTVLDIDYRPVLWGLTGKADGETRFVANESVSAHIQGILPLFDLVIGTEEEFRIAGGKDSLIECLREVRKVTPATLVVKRGPLGCQIIDGDVPASIDDAPIQGGVEVEVLNVLGAGDAFASGFLSGWLRDEPLDACARAANASGALVVSRHGCAPAMPTPAELDYFLSEAKADPARMRRPDRDATLARLHRVTPARKTYDEVLGFAFDHRNQFFELAQQTGADLSRISKLKSLFVEAVAQTEQALGLQGKTAVLIDDRYGQDALNAATGRNWWIGRPVELPGSVPLVFDHGRSIGTTLASWPREHVVKCLVQFHPDEPIEQRIEQEAQLRALYDAVQESGHELLLEVIPPKSLPGGPDIVHRALKRIYNIGIYPEWWKLEPMDASQWQAVDALIEERDPYCRGVVLLGLSAPVEQMIEGFRAAAQSKTCKGFTVGRTIHYEASQAWLAGQIDDDEVIARVRRTFETLIRSWRESRGTAHAAGSHTIRQEQAA; this comes from the coding sequence ATGGCTCTTACCAGTAAGCCCACGACTCAGAACGCGAGCCGCTTCGCGGCGGGCCGCAGCCGCGACATCATCTGTCTAGGCCGGCTTGCCGTCGATCTGTACGCGCAGCAAGTCGGCTCCCGCCTCGAAGACGTCGCGAGCTTCGCGAAGTATCTGGGCGGCTCGTCGGCGAACATCGCATTCGGCTGCGCGCGGCTCGGCCTGAACGCATCGATGCTCGCACGCGTCGGCAACGACCACATGGGCCGCTTCCTCACTGAGACGCTAACGAAGGAAGGCTGCGACGTCAGCCACGTACGTGTCGATCAGGAACGGCTCACCGCACTCGTATTGCTCGGCCTGAAAGACCGCGACACGTTCCCGCTGATTTTCTATCGCGAGAACTGCGCGGACATGGCCGTCGACGAAGCGGATTTCGACGAGGCCTACATTGCGTCGTCGAAAGCGCTGCTGATTACGGGCACGCACTTCTCGACGGAACAGGTGAACCGCACCAGCCGCCGCGCGCTCGAATACGCGCGCAACAACGACGTGCGCACGGTGCTCGACATCGACTATCGCCCCGTACTGTGGGGACTCACAGGCAAGGCCGATGGCGAAACGCGCTTCGTTGCGAACGAAAGCGTCAGCGCGCACATTCAAGGCATCCTGCCCCTCTTCGATCTCGTGATCGGCACCGAAGAAGAGTTCCGGATCGCGGGCGGCAAGGACTCTCTGATCGAATGCCTCAGGGAAGTACGCAAGGTGACGCCCGCGACGCTCGTCGTGAAGCGCGGGCCGCTCGGCTGCCAGATCATCGACGGCGACGTGCCCGCTTCGATCGACGATGCGCCAATTCAAGGCGGCGTCGAAGTCGAAGTGCTGAACGTGCTTGGCGCGGGCGATGCGTTCGCTTCCGGCTTCCTGTCGGGCTGGCTGCGCGATGAGCCGCTCGACGCCTGCGCACGCGCCGCGAATGCGAGCGGTGCGCTGGTCGTATCGCGCCACGGCTGCGCGCCCGCCATGCCGACACCCGCCGAATTGGACTACTTCCTGAGCGAAGCGAAAGCCGACCCGGCACGCATGCGCCGACCCGATCGTGACGCGACGCTTGCGCGTCTGCATCGCGTGACGCCCGCGCGCAAGACCTATGACGAAGTGCTCGGCTTCGCCTTCGATCACCGCAACCAGTTCTTCGAACTCGCGCAGCAGACAGGCGCGGACCTGTCGCGCATTTCGAAGCTGAAGAGTTTGTTCGTCGAAGCCGTCGCGCAAACGGAACAGGCACTCGGCCTGCAAGGCAAGACGGCGGTGCTGATCGACGATCGCTACGGCCAGGACGCGCTCAACGCAGCGACGGGCCGCAACTGGTGGATCGGCCGACCCGTCGAATTGCCGGGTTCCGTGCCGCTCGTCTTCGATCACGGACGCTCGATCGGCACGACGCTCGCCAGCTGGCCGCGCGAGCATGTGGTGAAGTGCCTCGTGCAGTTTCATCCCGACGAGCCGATCGAACAGCGCATCGAACAGGAAGCGCAGTTGCGCGCGCTCTACGATGCCGTGCAGGAGTCGGGCCACGAACTGCTGCTCGAGGTGATTCCGCCGAAGAGCTTGCCCGGCGGACCGGACATTGTGCATCGCGCGTTGAAGCGCATCTACAACATCGGCATCTATCCGGAGTGGTGGAAGCTCGAACCGATGGATGCGTCGCAGTGGCAAGCCGTCGATGCGCTGATCGAGGAACGCGATCCGTACTGCCGCGGCGTCGTGCTGCTCGGCTTGTCGGCGCCTGTCGAGCAGATGATCGAAGGCTTCCGCGCGGCCGCGCAATCGAAGACCTGCAAGGGCTTCACGGTTGGCCGCACGATTCATTACGAGGCGAGCCAGGCATGGCTCGCAGGACAGATCGACGACGACGAAGTGATCGCCCGCGTGCGCCGCACGTTCGAAACGCTGATCCGCTCGTGGCGCGAAAGCCGTGGCACAGCGCATGCGGCGGGTTCGCATACCATCCGTCAGGAGCAGGCAGCATGA
- a CDS encoding ATP-binding cassette domain-containing protein produces the protein MSDTLKQDDFILSLENVSKFFGKVIALSGVTLRLRRGEVHCLLGDNGAGKSTLIKTLAGVHQPSAGDYLVDGKKVLFESPSDALDMGIATVYQDLALVPLLSVARNFFMGREPQKKLFGLVNVMDLETSASIAREKLAEMGINVRDPHQPIGTMSGGERQCLAIARAIHFGARVLILDEPTAALGVKQSFNVLKLIHKARAKGISVIFITHNVHHAYPIGDSFTLLNRGKSMGTYTKETITKDEVLDMMAGGAEMQKMIGELEGATI, from the coding sequence ATGTCCGACACTCTCAAGCAAGACGACTTCATCCTGTCGCTCGAAAACGTCAGCAAGTTTTTCGGCAAGGTAATCGCGCTATCAGGCGTCACGCTGCGCCTGCGGCGCGGCGAAGTGCACTGCCTGCTGGGCGACAACGGCGCGGGGAAATCGACGCTCATCAAGACGCTCGCGGGCGTGCATCAGCCCTCGGCCGGCGACTACCTCGTGGACGGCAAGAAAGTGCTGTTCGAATCGCCGAGCGATGCGCTCGATATGGGCATCGCGACCGTGTATCAGGATCTCGCGCTGGTGCCGCTGCTTTCTGTCGCGCGCAACTTCTTCATGGGACGCGAGCCGCAGAAAAAGCTCTTCGGCCTCGTCAACGTGATGGACCTGGAAACGAGCGCGAGCATCGCCCGCGAGAAGCTCGCCGAAATGGGCATCAACGTGCGCGACCCGCATCAACCGATCGGCACGATGTCGGGCGGCGAACGGCAGTGTCTCGCGATTGCGCGTGCGATTCACTTCGGCGCCCGCGTGCTGATTCTCGACGAACCGACGGCCGCGCTCGGCGTGAAGCAGAGCTTCAACGTGCTGAAGCTGATTCACAAGGCGCGCGCGAAGGGTATCTCGGTGATCTTCATCACGCACAACGTGCATCACGCGTATCCGATCGGCGATTCGTTCACGCTGCTCAACCGCGGCAAGTCGATGGGTACGTACACAAAAGAAACCATTACGAAGGACGAAGTGCTCGACATGATGGCGGGCGGCGCCGAAATGCAGAAGATGATCGGCGAACTCGAAGGCGCGACGATTTAA